A genomic region of Dactylococcopsis salina PCC 8305 contains the following coding sequences:
- a CDS encoding DMT family transporter, producing the protein MTNIDVSSEKNDSLTKTILGILALVSALIAIAFASIWLVVAEKEVTPLTAIFYRLTGAGITLAIWQGLQRFFSEKTAPQYDRATVILLFIAAASFSTSLVLLGWSLTQTSVANGTLLYNNMPLFTALFAWVFLGQRFSLTFVLGLLIALAGVIAIGLSDFQLAAVDVKGDLAAIFASMLAATSLLCFEKLRETLTSGMIMLWVSWVGGLLLLPLVFLQSEQIIPHSLQTWLALLSLAVISQGVGQGLLTYCVGLFSARLIAVCMLSIPVIAALASAVLFGEQLPLENWLAFGVVLLGIYLSLKGKQSNTVISNQ; encoded by the coding sequence ATGACTAATATTGATGTTTCTTCAGAAAAGAATGACAGTTTAACGAAAACCATACTCGGGATTTTAGCCTTAGTTTCGGCACTAATCGCGATCGCGTTTGCTTCGATTTGGCTAGTCGTCGCAGAAAAAGAAGTGACTCCCCTAACCGCTATTTTTTACCGTTTAACTGGCGCAGGGATTACACTGGCGATTTGGCAAGGATTACAGCGTTTCTTCAGCGAAAAAACAGCCCCCCAGTACGATCGCGCTACGGTGATTTTACTGTTTATTGCGGCTGCGAGTTTTTCCACTTCCCTCGTTTTACTGGGATGGTCACTCACTCAAACCAGTGTCGCCAATGGAACTCTTCTCTATAACAATATGCCTTTATTTACGGCGTTGTTTGCTTGGGTGTTTCTCGGACAACGATTTTCTCTAACCTTTGTTTTGGGGCTGCTGATTGCGTTAGCTGGAGTGATCGCGATCGGGCTGAGTGATTTTCAACTGGCGGCTGTGGATGTCAAAGGAGATTTAGCCGCCATCTTTGCTTCCATGTTGGCGGCTACCAGTCTTCTCTGTTTTGAAAAACTCCGCGAAACCCTCACCTCTGGGATGATCATGTTGTGGGTGAGTTGGGTAGGAGGACTTTTATTGCTTCCTTTAGTTTTTCTACAATCAGAGCAAATTATTCCTCATTCCTTGCAAACTTGGCTGGCACTACTCAGTTTAGCAGTCATCTCTCAAGGAGTTGGTCAAGGGTTACTGACCTATTGTGTAGGATTATTTTCTGCGAGATTAATTGCCGTATGTATGCTGTCAATTCCTGTAATTGCGGCGTTAGCGAGTGCGGTGTTATTCGGCGAACAACTCCCCCTAGAAAATTGGTTAGCGTTTGGCGTGGTGTTATTGGGGATTTATTTATCTCTCAAGGGAAAACAATCTAATACAGTGATCAGTAATCAGTGA
- the hpxO gene encoding FAD-dependent urate hydroxylase HpxO: MYNLKVTIIGAGIGGLTTGIALKNIGYDVEIYERTRELRPAGAGISLWSNGIKVLNRLGLGEKVAAIGGEMNRMEYRSHTDEQLSAIDLRPLVDRVGERPYPVARTDLQQMLRDAFGKDKLHLGCKCVGVEQDETSATAIFEDGDRVKSDLIISADGIHSTIREYVTGEVTPRFADYVNWNGLVAASDDLCEADNWVIYVGEGKRASMMPVGDNRFYFFFGCPMKQGTVVEPEDRQKELKDIFAGWPQAVRNLIDRLNPLETNRLEIADLDPLDTLVKGRVALLGDAGHATTPTLGQGGCQAIEDAEILSRYLVSTNISVSDALKRYEQARKDRVSQLVLKARQRTDTIYGKDENVTAAWYKQLEQESESNVIDALAKVILGGPLQ; this comes from the coding sequence ATGTATAACTTGAAAGTAACGATTATTGGGGCGGGTATTGGTGGACTCACCACTGGCATCGCCTTAAAAAATATTGGCTATGATGTAGAAATTTATGAACGCACCCGCGAGTTACGTCCTGCTGGCGCTGGGATTTCTTTGTGGTCGAATGGGATTAAAGTTCTCAACCGTCTGGGTTTAGGGGAAAAAGTGGCAGCTATTGGCGGAGAAATGAATCGGATGGAATATCGCAGCCATACCGATGAACAACTTTCAGCCATTGATCTGCGTCCATTGGTCGATCGCGTAGGAGAACGCCCCTATCCTGTCGCACGGACGGATTTACAGCAAATGTTAAGAGATGCGTTTGGGAAAGACAAGCTACATTTGGGCTGTAAGTGTGTGGGAGTGGAACAAGACGAAACCAGTGCTACAGCTATTTTTGAAGACGGCGATCGCGTCAAGAGTGATTTAATTATCAGTGCAGATGGTATTCACTCCACAATCCGAGAGTATGTGACAGGGGAGGTAACGCCCCGTTTTGCTGATTATGTCAACTGGAATGGTCTGGTTGCCGCCAGTGATGACCTTTGTGAAGCAGATAACTGGGTGATTTATGTGGGAGAAGGAAAACGCGCCTCAATGATGCCTGTTGGGGATAATCGCTTTTATTTCTTCTTTGGTTGTCCGATGAAACAGGGAACAGTGGTTGAACCAGAAGACCGTCAAAAGGAGTTAAAAGATATCTTTGCGGGATGGCCCCAAGCCGTACGAAATTTAATTGATCGACTGAATCCCCTCGAAACAAACCGCTTAGAAATTGCTGATTTAGACCCCTTAGACACGCTGGTTAAAGGTCGTGTGGCGTTGTTAGGAGATGCGGGACACGCTACGACTCCAACTTTAGGACAAGGGGGTTGTCAGGCGATCGAGGATGCAGAAATTCTCAGTCGTTATCTGGTAAGTACCAATATTAGTGTGTCTGATGCGCTCAAACGTTATGAACAAGCACGGAAAGATCGCGTGAGTCAATTAGTGTTAAAAGCCCGTCAACGCACGGATACGATTTATGGAAAAGATGAAAATGTCACGGCGGCTTGGTACAAGCAACTGGAACAAGAATCGGAAAGTAATGTGATTGATGCGCTGGCGAAGGTAATTCTCGGCGGCCCCTTGCAGTAA